One Triticum dicoccoides isolate Atlit2015 ecotype Zavitan chromosome 5B, WEW_v2.0, whole genome shotgun sequence genomic window carries:
- the LOC119312571 gene encoding protein transport protein SEC13 homolog B-like, which yields MPPHKIETGHQDVVHDIAMDYYGKRLATASSDNTIKIIGVSGSSQQQLATLSGHQGPVWQVAWAHPKYGSMLASCSYDGRVIIWKEGGKPDEWTQAHTFTEHKSSVNSIAWAPHELGICLACGSSDGNISVFTARSDGGWETTRIDQAHPVGVTSVSWAPAMAPGALISPGPSGQFEYVQKLASGGCDNTVKVWKLTNGSWRMDCFPALQMHRDWVRDVAWAPNLGLPKSTIASASQDGTVVIWTAPKEGEQWEGRVLNDFRTPVWRVSWSLTGNILAVSDGNNNVTLWKEAVDGEWQQVTTVEP from the coding sequence ATGCCTCCTCATAAGATAGAGACTGGGCACCAGGATGTGGTGCATGACATCGCGATGGATTACTACGGGAAGCGCCTCGCCACTGCATCCTCTGATAACACAATAAAGATCATTGGCGTAAGTGGCAGCTCGCAGCAGCAACTTGCTACTTTGAGCGGACACCAGGGCCCAGTTTGGCAAGTCGCGTGGGCTCATCCTAAGTATGGTTCCATGCTTGCATCCTGCAGCTATGATGGGCGGGTTATAATATGGAAAGAAGGGGGCAAACCTGATGAGTGGACACAGGCTCACACTTTCACTGAGCACAAGTCTTCTGTAAATTCCATTGCTTGGGCGCCTCATGAACTCGGCATCTGCTTGGCTTGTGGTTCATCTGATGGGAACATTTCAGTCTTCACAGCTCGTTCTGATGGTGGGTGGGAGACGACGCGCATCGACCAGGCTCATCCAGTGGGCGTGACCTCTGTTTCCTGGGCTCCAGCGATGGCCCCTGGTGCCCTAATCAGCCCAGGGCCTTCTGGGCAGTTTGAGTATGTTCAGAAACTTGCTTCTGGTGGCTGTGACAACACTGTCAAGGTGTGGAAGCTCACCAACGGGAGCTGGAGGATGGACTGCTTCCCAGCCCTTCAGATGCACAGGGACTGGGTGAGAGACGTCGCCTGGGCTCCAAACCTAGGCCTCCCAAAGTCCACAATCGCCAGCGCCTCTCAGGATGGAACCGTTGTCATCTGGACAGCGCCGAAAGAAGGCGAGCAATGGGAAGGCAGGGTTCTGAATGATTTCAGAACCCCTGTTTGGAGGGTGTCGTGGTCGCTGACAGGAAACATACTGGCGGTCTCTGATGGCAACAACAATGTGACCCTGTGGAAAGAAGCTGTGGACGGTGAATGGCAGCAAGTGACTACCGTCGAGCCATAG